Genomic window (Paucidesulfovibrio gracilis DSM 16080):
ATGTAGCGGATTCGTTCGGGCGCTGTACCGCGTCGCAACAGCCCCCAGATCACCGGCACAATATGGTCGATGTCGTTGAAATGTCGGGCGAGAAAAAGGAAATGGGGCTGATCCGGGCGGCCCAGTTCGCTCATATTTCGAACTCCGGATCGCAGCGCAGATGCTCCACGATCTCGCAGAGAATGTGTCCGGCCAGGATGTGGGATTCCTGAATGCGCGGCGTGCAGGGGGAAGGTACCTTCAGGCAGTCGCACAGCTCGTGCATGCGGCAGGGCTTGGAGCCGGTCATGCCGAAGCAGGTGATGTCCAGATCCCGCGCCGCTTCGATGCAGGCCACGATGTTGGGGGAGTTGCCGCTGGTGGAAATGCCGATGAACACGTCGCCGGGGCGGCCCAGCGCTTTGATTTCACGGAGGAACACATCCTCGTATCCATAGTCGTTGCCGATGGCGGTGAGGATGGAATTGTTGCCGCCCAGGGCCACGGAGGAAAGGGGTTCGCGTTCCATGGTAAAGCGGGACACAAACTCCCCGGCCAGATGGAAGGCGTCGGCAAAACTGCCGCCGTTGCCGGCAAAGAGCACCTTGCCGCCGTTTTCCAGGCTCTGGGCCACGGCCAGGCTGATGTCCCGAAGGGTCTCAATGTGCGGGCTTTGCAGGAGCTGCTGCTTGACCTCGATGCTTTCGCGGATGCGGGTGCCGATGAGGGCGTCGAGTTTGCTGGACATGGCGTGTTCCTTGATCTGCTGGGGTGAAAGGGAAAGCGTTGCTAGGAATCGGCAAAGCGGTCCGTGAGCAGGTCCGCGAGTTCGCGCACCACGCCGGCGCCGCCCCGGGCATGGGTGACCAGACCGGCCAGGAGTTTGACGCGGGGATGCGCGTCCCGGGGGGCCACACCAAATCCCGAGGCGTGCATGGCCTCGGCATCGTTGAGGTCGTTGCCCACGAAATAGGTAAACCGAGCCGGAATGCCTTGTTCATGAAGGTATTCGCCCAGGGCCGCGAGTTTGTCGCTGGAGCCGCCGATGGCGGGGATGCCGATTTTTTCGGCCCTGGCCAGGACCACGGGATTGGTTTCCGTGCTGAGGATGATCTGCTGGATGTCCAACTTGCGGATCATGTTGATGCCCATGCCGTCGCCCCGGTTGCAGGACACCGATTCCATGCCGTCCTGCCGGACCATGACCCGGTTGTCCGTCATGACGCCGTCAAAATCGTAGATGATCAAACGGGGTTTCCAGCGGGGCAGCCGACCGGCAAGGGCCGGGAGTTTCCAGAGGCCGAGGGCGCATTCTCGCAGACGTTGCAGCATAGGCTCACCAGGTGGTGCGTCCGCCGTCCACGGACAGATTGGCTCCGGTCATGTAGGAAGAGGCCTCGGAGATCAGGAAAAGCACCGCGCCTTTGTATTCGTCCACTCCGGCCATGCGGCCCATGGGGATCAGATTGGTGAGGCGCTCCACAAAGTCGTCGGGCTGATTGGTGCGTACGCCGCCCGGGGAGAGCGCGTTGACCCGCACGCCCTGGTCCGCCCAGTAGGTGGCCATGTACTTGGTCAGTCCCACAAGCCCGTGTTTGACCACGGAGTAGGTCACGGGTTTGACGGGTTGTTCGGCATCCGCAAGCCCGTCCTGGCGGTAGATGCGTTGGTCCGGGGCGATGACGCCCAGGTCCGAGGCGATGTTCAGGATCACCCCTCCGCCGTGGGCGGCCATGTGCGCTCCCACGGCCTGGGAGCAGAGAAACGCGCCGGTGAGTCCCACGGCAATGTCGTTATCCCACATGGTGCGGTCGAAATTTTCAAAGCGGCTCCAGCTGAATCCTTGTTCTTTGGACACCTTGGGGTCGTTGGCCGCGTTGTTGATGAGCGCGTCCACCCGTCCGAAGCGGTTCAGCACCTTGGCCAAGGCCGTGGCGATGGATTCGGGATTCGTGATGTCCACCTGCATTCCGGCGCAGCGGTCTGGAAAGGCGGCGCCCGCATCCCGGGCGCGTCGGTCCGCGTCCGGCACGATGTCCCAGAGGACGGCCGTGCCCCCGGATTCCATGACGGCTTCGGCGTGTTTGCGTCCCAGAAGACCGCATCCACCCGTGATGATGACTACTTTGTTGTCCAATGCGAATCGTTCCAATACGGTGCTCATGACGGTTCCAGCGTTATTGAGGTTCGACTTGAGTGCTATCCCGCGCCGGTAAGCGGTGTCAATATGGCCGCGCAGTTGCCTGCTCCAAAATAAAAGGCCCGGATCGCGTCGTTTTTGCGAATGCCGGGCCGTGGATTACCGAGAGTGTTCTTTCATCCAATGCGGGGTTTTCTTCGTGGCCAGCCCAAGGCTCACGGCCGCATACTTGAAGAGGAATTTCGGTTTGAGGGCGTTGCGGTAGAAGGCATTGGATGAGATTTGCTTCACGGCCTGGAGGTGGCGACGGTAGCCCTGGGCGTCCCCGTCGTACTTGAGCAGGGCGTAGGCGTCGATGCAGGAAATATCGAGATGCGCGCCCAGCCAGGCCTTGGCCTTGTCGCGCGGCAATCCCCGGCCGCGGGCCGCGTCATAGGGGCTGACGTAGCAGAGCAGGTTGGCTATGCGGTCTTCGGCGTTTTGGTAGATGGAGGCGTTTTCATCGTGCATTCGCCAGGTGGACACCACGTCCGGGAAGACCGCGATGCGGCCGGCCAGGAGCATGCGGTAGGTGCATTCCAAGTCCGTGTTCACGATGTCGTAGGAATAAAAGCCCAGCTCCATGGCTGTGCGGCGGTGATACACGGCCGTGACGTGGGGCGCGCTGAAGGAGCAGTCGTGCAGCGCCCAGAAGGCGTCCGCTCCTTCCATGATTTCCGGAAACCCTTCGTTCTGGTCGCCGACTTTGGCTGTGCCGTCCGCGTAGAGGGTGCGTTTTTTCGCGCAGGCCATGACCACGCCGGAGTCGGAGCAAATGCGCTCCATGGCCCGGGCAATCCATGTCGGATCATGAATGAAATCGTCGCCGTCGAGGTTGAGCACCCATTCGCCCCGGGCGCGGTCAAACAGCCCTTTGCGGTAGTTGCCCACTCTGCCCAGGTTGTGATCGTTGCGGTATATCCGGACCTTGGGGTTGTCCCCGTATTGGCGGAGCACCTCGGGGGTCTCGTCCGAGGAGGCGTCGTCGCAGACCACCACCTCAAGATTGCCGTAGGTTTGGGCCAGGGCGCTGTCCACGGCCTGTGCAATGTACCGGGCCTGGTTGTAGGTGGGGATGAGGATGGAGACCAGAGGGTTTGCTTCGGCGTCCGGGCCGGGTTCGCCCTGGGCTTCGCGTTCAGCGAGAGCGGCCGGGGAATGGGCGAGGTACTCTTCCAGGTCGGCGGGCTGGATCACGTTGAAGCTTGTGGCCCGGTGCTCGGAATAGTCTTCAAAGCCCATATCCATGATGGATTGGTCCAGGGGAATGTCCACGGGAAAGGCGTTGGGATCATTGCGCCAGAGCAGGCCGAGTCCCCAATCGCAGTCCACCACGGCATGGGCGATCTGAGGGTAATCCCGCTGCACCTGGTGAATGGCCTTCCAGACATCTCCATTCCAGGCACCCTCGTGATACTCTCGGGTGGCGTTTTTCGGGGTCTCGGGCAGGCAGTCGTGCATCATGATGAACCCGTTGGGGGTCAGGCAGTTGAATGCGTTGGAAATGTCTTTGATGACCTGCTCGTAGAGGTGCAGTCCGTCAATGAAGATCACATCGAACTGTTCCTGGTTTGCAGCAAAAAAATCGTCACTGGTGCGGGCGTGGATGGTCATATGCCGCAGATGCGGCTTGAGGTGGCGGTGCAGCTCCGCGGTCCGGGGGACAGGGTCCACTCCCACCTTGCGGGGCGCATGCACCCGGCTGAGGTTGTCGCCGCGTCGAATGCCGATCTCCAGATACCGGCCTTGGCTGAAAAAGGCGAGAAGGCGTTGGGCGAGTTCGGTCCTGGTCTGAATCATCATGGTCTCCGGAGTGGAAATGTGTTGAGTGCCGGTTTGTGGTCGGCGTCTGCTGTGGTGTTGCGATCCCGGTTCAGCGGCGGGTGCTGTTTTTGATCCAATCCCGGGTCATGTCCCGGTAGCGGGCCAGGACTCCGGCGTGGTCGTTGTCCTGGGCGCGGGCCGTCTGCAGGATGTACGCGCCGTCGTAGCCCGCGGCCTCCAGCGCGTTCACGGTCCCGGCCAGATCCGCGTCGCCGGTTCCCAGTGGAACCGTGGTGCCGCCCCGGATGCGGTCTTTGATGTGTACGTTGCGGATGCGGTCGCCGTACAGGGCCAGTTCTTGGGCATGGTCGAAGCCCAGGGCCGCGCTGTTGCCCGTGTCGTGGTTGACGCCAAAGCAGTCGCGGTCCAGCCGGTCCAGAAAGCGCCGGTATTCCGGCGGCTGGAAATCGGATTCGAAAATCACCCACAATCCGTGTTGCTTGAGTTGCGGTGCGGTTTGCTCCAGAACGTCCACCAGAGCGTCTTCCTGGGCGGGGGATTCCAGGGCGCCGCCGTCCACCAGGGGCATGACCACCATGGAGACTCCGAGGTCGCGGCAGGCCTCCAGCACCGCATGAAAATCCTCCACCAACCGGTCCTTGAGTGTGCCGCCCGCCTTGTAAAACGGTGCCTGCATGAACAGGTCGCCCGTGAGACTGGGGATGGACAGGCCGTGCTCCCGGCAGAGTCCGCGTATTTCCCGGCGGCCCTGCGCGGTCATGAAGGGATTTTCCGTCAAGCGGTCATGGTCCAGGGTCCATTCCATCAGCCCGAGGTGCAGGCGTTGGGCCACGGGAAATTCATCCTGCCAGTGATCCCAGGGGAATGCCTGGATTTTTCCGTCCACCAGATCGCAGAGGCGGCCCTGCATGTAGCCGATGCGGTTCAACGGATCGGCCGCGCTTGTATTCGGGTTTGTCATGGGAATCTCCGTTTATTCCACGGTCACGCTTTTGGCCAGGTTGCGGGGTTGGTCCACGTCCTTGCCCAGGTAGTCGGCCACCTCGTAGGCAAAGAGCTGCAAGGCGGGCAAGGCCAGGAAGGTGGACAGCGGACCCGTGGCCCGTGGCACGTCCCAGCGGTGCGGCACGTCCAGGTCAAGCCCCACGTTGGTCAGGGCCACGATTTGCCCGCTGCGGGCCTGGACCTCGACCAGGTTGGATTTGACCTTGGGAAAGAGTTCGTCGTCCGGGGCAATGGCAAAGGTGGGGAATTTGGGGTCGATGAGCGCGATGGGACCGTGTTTCATCTCGCCTGCGGCATATCCTTCCGCATGGATGTAGGAAATTTCCTTGAGCTTGAGCGCGCCCTCCAGAGCCAGGGGGTAGTGCAGACCACGCCCCAGGTAGAGAAAGCTGTTCACGTCCGAGAACGTGCGCGCCAGTTCGTGGGCCTTGTCCCGCAGGGCGGGCAGGGTGGATTCCAGCAGGTCCGGCAAATTGCGTAGCCCATGGACCACGTCCCGATGGATTTTTTCATCCAGGTTGCCGTTGCCGTGGCCCCAGTAGAGCGCCAGGAGCAGCAGGGCCGTGAGCTGTGAGCACATGGCCTTGGTGGACGCCACGCTGATTTCCGGGCCGGCCTGGGTATAGAGCACGGCGTCGGACTCCCGCGCCACGGACGAGCCGACCACGTTGCAGAGGCCGAGTACCTTCAGTCCCTGGGAGCGGGCCAGTTTGATGCCTGCCAGGGTGTCCGCGGTTTCACCGGATTGGGAAATGGCGATGACCAGGGTGTCCGGATCCAGGATGGGATTGCGGTAGCGGAATTCCGAGGCGATTTCCACCTGCACCGGGATGCGCGCCCACTGTTCCAGGAGATACATGCCCCACAGTCCCGCATGGTAGGATGTACCGCAGGCCACCACGTGGATGCGTTTGGGCGTTCCAGGCAGGTCGTCCAGCTCGGGCAGCCGCACCTCGTCCAGGTCCGTACCCAGCCGTCCGCAGAGGCAGTCCTGAATGACCTTGGGCTGTTCAAAAATTTCCTTGATCATGAAATGCTTGTGACCGCCCTTTTGCGCGGCCTGCACGTCCCAGGTGATGGTGTCCACCATTTTTTCCACGGGCCGGAGATCCTCCACGCGGAAAACCTCCCAGGAGGAGGCATCCATGCGGACCAGCTCGCCGTCTTCCAGAAAGACCACGTCCCTGGTGTAGGGCAGGAAGGCGGGAATGTCCGAAGCCAGGAAATTTTCGCCGGTTCCCGCGCCCAGCACCAACGGGCTGGCCACGCGTGCGGCATGCACCACGCCGGGATTTTCCGCGTCAAAGACCGCAATGGCGTAAGCGCCCTCCACACGGCCCAAGGCCCGGGACATGGCCTGGAGCATGTCGCCGTCCTCGGCCAGGCAGTGCGAAATCAGGTTCAGGAGCACTTCCGTGTCCGTGTCGGACTGGAAGGTCACGCCTTTGGCCTGAAGCTCCTGCTTGATTTCCTGATAGTTCTCAATGATGCCGTTGTGGATCATGGCCAGACGGCCCGTGTGGTCCACATGCGGATGCGCGTTGGCCTCGTTGGGTTCGCCATGGGTGGCCCAGCGCGTATGGCCGATGCCCGAGGTGGCGTTGAGCACGTTTTCCCGGGCCAGGGTTTTTTCCAGTTCGCACAGTTTGCCCTTGGCCTTGATCACGCGCAGGCCGTCCGTGTGCAGGAAGCCGACCCCGGCGGAGTCGTATCCACGATATTCAAGGCGACGAAGTCCCTCCACGAGGACGGGGACCGCCGGACGATGGCCGCAATAGCCGATGATTCCGCACATGGTTCACTCCGCTTGCGTCGTTTTCATTTTGGTTCAAAGGCGCAGGTGCTTTCGTTTCATAGAGGCACGAGCCGCACAAATCAAGAGGGGCGGGATGTGTCCGGGTCGGCAGAACCAGCAGGCAGAGCCGGATTTCCCGGCAAGGCCGCGTGATTTCGGTGGCCGCGGAATGAAAAAAAGCGTCCCGCGGACGAAAATCCACAGGACGCTTGTTCGAAGTGGGGCAAAGACGGAGTACGATCCGTGATTTGCCGGACGGCTGCTATTCGCCGCGCAGCTCCTTGGCGATAAGCTCGGCCACCCTCAGGCCGGAAAGCAGCATGCCGCCGAAGATCGGACCCATGCGGTAGGAGCCGAAGGTGGCGTTGGCGGCCATGCCCGTGACCCACATGCCCGGGAACACTTCGCGGGTGTTCTCCACAGTGGTGGACTCGGCGCGTTCCGCCCACATGGATTGTTCCCCCTCGATCTTGCCGGAGGGCGTGTTCAGGCGCACGTCGTTTTTGCGGACCACGGTCTTGAGCACTTCGGTATCGTGGCCGGTGGCCTCGATCACGCAGCGTGTGCCGAGCACCACAGGGTCGATGTGCAGGCCCGCCATTTCCACGGGCGAGGAGTTGATGACCAGGCCGGTGACGCGTTTGCCGTCCGCTTCCTCACGGATGCACACGTCTTCCACGCTGGTGCAGTTGAAGACCTTGGTCCCGGCAAGGCAGGCGCGGGAGGCCAGGGTGGTGGTGCAGGCCACGGCATCGGCGGTGTAGTATCCGTCGCGGTAGTGGCTGACAGCAATGCCCGCCTCTTCCAGGATGTGGCGGCTTTCTTCCTGCACCACAGCCATGTTCCAGGTCATGCCGCCGCCCCACATGCCGCCGCCCAGGGAGAGCTTGCGCTCGAACAGGGCCACGTTGAAGCCTTCGGAAGCCAGCTTCCAGGCAGCGGTGAGTCCGGAGGGACCGCCGCCCACAATGGCCACGTCAAGGTTCAGGCAGGATTTGAATTTTTCGAAAAAGCGGTCGGCAATGGCCTCGGTGATGATGCGTTCGTCCAGGGGTTGGTTGGTCATGATGTGCGTCCTCCTTAAGCAATAGTAAGGTTAACCCCGCAAAAACGGGGCAAGACGCCGGTGGGTGACGCGGGGGCGCGACCGTTCGCGGCCTCACGCGTTCACAGGGGAGAGAATGGATGAAAAGAAACCCGAAGCGGTTTCTTCAGGAATCCGATTTCCCTTCGCCAGTGTGAACTGGAGCAGGTTCGATGGGTTTGCTCTCAGCCCCGCAGATGAGCGGGACACCCCAACCGGACAGTGGGCGTTTATCAAGGCTTGACCGTTGTGGCAAGCCCTTTTGTTCGTGAATAAAACAACAGTGAAAAAAGAAGGTTACATCATGCTCGGCAGCCAGAGCGCCAGTTGCGGCAGGGCCATGAGCAGGGCCACCACCAGGGCATAGCAGGCCAGAAAGTAGCTGACACCGGCAAACACGTGGCGCATGGGGATATTTCCGGCCATGGACGCGACAATGAAGGTGTTCACGCCCACGGGTGGGGTGATGGCTCCCATGGTGGTGACCACGGTGATGAGCACGCCGAACCAGATCATGTCGTACCCCATGGCCTGGACCACGGGCTGGAAGATGGGAATCGTCACCAGCAGCAGGGCCAGGGCATCCATAACCATGCCGCCCACCGCGTAGATCAGGCAGATGAGCAGGATCACGGTCCAGGACGGTACGGCCAGGGAAGCGACCATGGACGCCATTTCCGAGGGCAGTCGGGCAATGGTCAGAAATTTGGCGAAAATCACCGCGCCCATCATGATCACCAGAATCATGCAGGAGATGCGGATGGTGTCGGACAGGGCCAGGATCAGCTTTTTCCAGGTCATTTTCCCCGTGACCGTGGCCAGTAGCAGAGCCAGGGCCGAACCAGCCGCGCCCACTTCAGTGGGGGAGAAGAAGCCCGCGAACAATCCGCCCATGACCAGCCCGAACAGCAGCAGCATTTCAAGGGAACCGGGCAGGGAGCGGATTTTTTCGCCCAGGGTGGTGCGCGGTCCGGCCGGACCCCAGTCCGCGTGACGCAGGCAGAGCATCCGCACGGTGCCGAGAAAGAGCAGGATCAGCAGCAGCCCCGGAAGCATGCCGCCCCAAAAAAGTTTGCCGATGCTCTCGCCCACCTGCAGCCCGTAGATGATCAACACCACGGACGGCGGAATGACCACGCCCAGGGTGGAGCCTGCGGCCACCGCCCCGGTGGAGAGCACCGGACTGTAGCCGTATTTTTTCATTTCCGGCAGGGCCACGGAACTCATGGTGGCGGCCGTGGCCGTGTTGGATCCGCAGATGGCCGCGAATCCGCCGCAGGCCAGGACCGTGGCCATGGCCATGCCGCCGCGGATCTGGCCCATCCACACATAGGCGGTTTTGTAGAGCCGTTCGTTCACGCCGGAGTAAAAGCAGATTTGCCCCATGAAGATGAACAGGGGAATGACGGTCAGTCCGTAGCTGGAGAACGTGTCCCAGACCACGGTGCCGAGCATGGCCCGGGCCGCATTGGTGTTGAGGATCAGGGCATAGCCGCCCAGACCGAGAATGCCCATGGCAAACCCCACGGGAATGCGGAATAAAAAGATGACGGCAAGGAGCAGGCCAACGCCTGCCAGACCAATGCTGGTGGGATCCATGGCTCAGTGCTCCTCGGTGCGGGCGTGGCCCGGCAGGGTGTTGAGAAAATCCACGAACAGGACAAAGGCCATGGCCATGCAGCCCAGGGACGCGGCGAACACGAACGGATGATAGGCCAGCCGGAGTGTGGAGGAAAGTTCTCCCGAGCGGATCAGATCCATGCCCCAACGGGCGGTTTCGATTCCGGCCAGGGCGAAGAACGCGCAGGAGACCAGAAATTGCAGTGCGTCCGCGCCGCGGCGGATCGGGCGGGGCAGCTTGGGCGTGAGCAGGCCAACGAAGATATGGCTGCGGCGGCGTTGGGCCAGACCCAGGGAAAAGGCCGTGAGCATGGCGCCGAAAAAGCCGACCAGTTCCACAGTGCCGGGCAGGGGTTCATGAACAGCACGCAAGATCATGTTGGCGCAGGCCAGGAGCATGGTGGCAATAAGAAAAATGCCCGCGAGAATGGCCAATGCTTTGGCCAGTGTCTCGGCAAGGGCGTCCAATCGGGTTGAGAATGTCGTCGGCATGGTGCGCGTCCTGACACAGCCCGCGCCCCCCGATGCAAAAGGGACGCGGACTGGGTTTGAAGGAATGCGGGCCTTGATCCGCCCGCGTCGGAATCGTGTCTATCGCTACTGTTCGAACTGCTGCTTCCAGGCGCGCACGTCCTGAAGAATGTCCTCGGCGGGCAGTCCGGCTTTGGAAGCGGCCTGCGTCCAGTCCGTGAACATGTCGGCGGCCTGGGCGGACGCTGTGGCGCGGTCTTCCTCGGACAGGGCAAAGACCTGGAGACCGTGTTCGGCCCTGGCCCATTCCATGGCCTCGGCCGTGTGCGCGTCCCAGTATTGTCCGGTCCAGTCGGCCTGATCCGGGGCCAGCTCATCCAGCATTTGCTGTGTGGCGGGCGGGAGCGCGTCCCAGCGGTCCTTGTTCATAACCACAGCAAAAAGGTACACAGGACCGTCCACAATGGTGGCACTGGGGCAGAATTCCGCAAATTTCATGTCCTGCAGCACTTCCAAAGAGGTGAAGATGCCCTGGACCATGTTTTTTTGCAGGGCGTCCGGCACTTCGGGCATGGGCATGCTCACGGAGACCGCACCCATGGCGTCCAGGAACCGGCTGGAGGAGCCGCTGCCGCGCATTTCCTTGCCTTGCAGATCAGCAAGGCCGCGAATCGGCTCGCGGGACATGATGTTGCTGGGCGGGGTGGCGAACATGGTCAGCACCTTTACATCCTGCAACTCTTCGGGGCGGTATTTGTCGAATAGCGCCCAGAGCGTGCGCGAGGAGGACCGGCTGGACTCGAAACCAAGGGGAAGCTCCACGGCGGAGCAGGCCGGGAACACGCCCGGCAGGTAGGACATGCCCACACAGCCAATGTCGGCCTGGCCTTCCACCACGCCGCGAAGCATGTTTTTGGCCTTGAGCAGTGTGCCCCCGGGAAAGGTTTCCACAAGGACTTGACCGTTGGATCGTTTTTCAACTTCGGTTTTCCAGCGTTCCATCTGGACGCAGGGGACGGTAAAGGCGGGCGGGAAATTGGCGTAGGTCAGTCGGATGGGTTCGGATTGGTTGGCGGCGTCGGAGTCGGCGGACGAATTGTCGGCGTCGGAGCAGCCTCCCAGCACGAGCAAGGCCAGGAAGGCGGCGAGGCACAAAAAGCGTTTCATGGTTCCCCCTCTGGAAAAAAAGGCCCGGCAAAAGGCCGGGCCTGTGGTTACGGTTGGTTATTGCAGATTGAGATCGTAGGCGAAGAGCACGGTCTTGCGGTATTCGAGCTGCACGGCGCCGGGGTAGGTGTTTACCAGCACGAGCAGATCGTCCTGACCGTTGTTGTCGTAGTCGGCGATGTCGTAATCCACCACCGTACCCTTGATGCGCCGGGTCTTCCAGGAGAGGTTCATACCGGTGCCGTCCCAGAACAGACCGTGGATTTCACCCTGG
Coding sequences:
- a CDS encoding D-sedoheptulose-7-phosphate isomerase, translating into MSSKLDALIGTRIRESIEVKQQLLQSPHIETLRDISLAVAQSLENGGKVLFAGNGGSFADAFHLAGEFVSRFTMEREPLSSVALGGNNSILTAIGNDYGYEDVFLREIKALGRPGDVFIGISTSGNSPNIVACIEAARDLDITCFGMTGSKPCRMHELCDCLKVPSPCTPRIQESHILAGHILCEIVEHLRCDPEFEI
- a CDS encoding KdsC family phosphatase translates to MLQRLRECALGLWKLPALAGRLPRWKPRLIIYDFDGVMTDNRVMVRQDGMESVSCNRGDGMGINMIRKLDIQQIILSTETNPVVLARAEKIGIPAIGGSSDKLAALGEYLHEQGIPARFTYFVGNDLNDAEAMHASGFGVAPRDAHPRVKLLAGLVTHARGGAGVVRELADLLTDRFADS
- a CDS encoding SDR family oxidoreductase, with the translated sequence MSTVLERFALDNKVVIITGGCGLLGRKHAEAVMESGGTAVLWDIVPDADRRARDAGAAFPDRCAGMQVDITNPESIATALAKVLNRFGRVDALINNAANDPKVSKEQGFSWSRFENFDRTMWDNDIAVGLTGAFLCSQAVGAHMAAHGGGVILNIASDLGVIAPDQRIYRQDGLADAEQPVKPVTYSVVKHGLVGLTKYMATYWADQGVRVNALSPGGVRTNQPDDFVERLTNLIPMGRMAGVDEYKGAVLFLISEASSYMTGANLSVDGGRTTW
- a CDS encoding glycosyltransferase is translated as MIQTRTELAQRLLAFFSQGRYLEIGIRRGDNLSRVHAPRKVGVDPVPRTAELHRHLKPHLRHMTIHARTSDDFFAANQEQFDVIFIDGLHLYEQVIKDISNAFNCLTPNGFIMMHDCLPETPKNATREYHEGAWNGDVWKAIHQVQRDYPQIAHAVVDCDWGLGLLWRNDPNAFPVDIPLDQSIMDMGFEDYSEHRATSFNVIQPADLEEYLAHSPAALAEREAQGEPGPDAEANPLVSILIPTYNQARYIAQAVDSALAQTYGNLEVVVCDDASSDETPEVLRQYGDNPKVRIYRNDHNLGRVGNYRKGLFDRARGEWVLNLDGDDFIHDPTWIARAMERICSDSGVVMACAKKRTLYADGTAKVGDQNEGFPEIMEGADAFWALHDCSFSAPHVTAVYHRRTAMELGFYSYDIVNTDLECTYRMLLAGRIAVFPDVVSTWRMHDENASIYQNAEDRIANLLCYVSPYDAARGRGLPRDKAKAWLGAHLDISCIDAYALLKYDGDAQGYRRHLQAVKQISSNAFYRNALKPKFLFKYAAVSLGLATKKTPHWMKEHSR
- a CDS encoding sugar phosphate isomerase/epimerase family protein → MTNPNTSAADPLNRIGYMQGRLCDLVDGKIQAFPWDHWQDEFPVAQRLHLGLMEWTLDHDRLTENPFMTAQGRREIRGLCREHGLSIPSLTGDLFMQAPFYKAGGTLKDRLVEDFHAVLEACRDLGVSMVVMPLVDGGALESPAQEDALVDVLEQTAPQLKQHGLWVIFESDFQPPEYRRFLDRLDRDCFGVNHDTGNSAALGFDHAQELALYGDRIRNVHIKDRIRGGTTVPLGTGDADLAGTVNALEAAGYDGAYILQTARAQDNDHAGVLARYRDMTRDWIKNSTRR
- the glmS gene encoding glutamine--fructose-6-phosphate transaminase (isomerizing), whose protein sequence is MCGIIGYCGHRPAVPVLVEGLRRLEYRGYDSAGVGFLHTDGLRVIKAKGKLCELEKTLARENVLNATSGIGHTRWATHGEPNEANAHPHVDHTGRLAMIHNGIIENYQEIKQELQAKGVTFQSDTDTEVLLNLISHCLAEDGDMLQAMSRALGRVEGAYAIAVFDAENPGVVHAARVASPLVLGAGTGENFLASDIPAFLPYTRDVVFLEDGELVRMDASSWEVFRVEDLRPVEKMVDTITWDVQAAQKGGHKHFMIKEIFEQPKVIQDCLCGRLGTDLDEVRLPELDDLPGTPKRIHVVACGTSYHAGLWGMYLLEQWARIPVQVEIASEFRYRNPILDPDTLVIAISQSGETADTLAGIKLARSQGLKVLGLCNVVGSSVARESDAVLYTQAGPEISVASTKAMCSQLTALLLLALYWGHGNGNLDEKIHRDVVHGLRNLPDLLESTLPALRDKAHELARTFSDVNSFLYLGRGLHYPLALEGALKLKEISYIHAEGYAAGEMKHGPIALIDPKFPTFAIAPDDELFPKVKSNLVEVQARSGQIVALTNVGLDLDVPHRWDVPRATGPLSTFLALPALQLFAYEVADYLGKDVDQPRNLAKSVTVE
- a CDS encoding sulfide-dependent adenosine diphosphate thiazole synthase — its product is MTNQPLDERIITEAIADRFFEKFKSCLNLDVAIVGGGPSGLTAAWKLASEGFNVALFERKLSLGGGMWGGGMTWNMAVVQEESRHILEEAGIAVSHYRDGYYTADAVACTTTLASRACLAGTKVFNCTSVEDVCIREEADGKRVTGLVINSSPVEMAGLHIDPVVLGTRCVIEATGHDTEVLKTVVRKNDVRLNTPSGKIEGEQSMWAERAESTTVENTREVFPGMWVTGMAANATFGSYRMGPIFGGMLLSGLRVAELIAKELRGE
- a CDS encoding TRAP transporter large permease, with protein sequence MDPTSIGLAGVGLLLAVIFLFRIPVGFAMGILGLGGYALILNTNAARAMLGTVVWDTFSSYGLTVIPLFIFMGQICFYSGVNERLYKTAYVWMGQIRGGMAMATVLACGGFAAICGSNTATAATMSSVALPEMKKYGYSPVLSTGAVAAGSTLGVVIPPSVVLIIYGLQVGESIGKLFWGGMLPGLLLILLFLGTVRMLCLRHADWGPAGPRTTLGEKIRSLPGSLEMLLLFGLVMGGLFAGFFSPTEVGAAGSALALLLATVTGKMTWKKLILALSDTIRISCMILVIMMGAVIFAKFLTIARLPSEMASMVASLAVPSWTVILLICLIYAVGGMVMDALALLLVTIPIFQPVVQAMGYDMIWFGVLITVVTTMGAITPPVGVNTFIVASMAGNIPMRHVFAGVSYFLACYALVVALLMALPQLALWLPSMM
- a CDS encoding TRAP transporter small permease, giving the protein MPTTFSTRLDALAETLAKALAILAGIFLIATMLLACANMILRAVHEPLPGTVELVGFFGAMLTAFSLGLAQRRRSHIFVGLLTPKLPRPIRRGADALQFLVSCAFFALAGIETARWGMDLIRSGELSSTLRLAYHPFVFAASLGCMAMAFVLFVDFLNTLPGHARTEEH
- a CDS encoding TRAP transporter substrate-binding protein, whose translation is MKRFLCLAAFLALLVLGGCSDADNSSADSDAANQSEPIRLTYANFPPAFTVPCVQMERWKTEVEKRSNGQVLVETFPGGTLLKAKNMLRGVVEGQADIGCVGMSYLPGVFPACSAVELPLGFESSRSSSRTLWALFDKYRPEELQDVKVLTMFATPPSNIMSREPIRGLADLQGKEMRGSGSSSRFLDAMGAVSVSMPMPEVPDALQKNMVQGIFTSLEVLQDMKFAEFCPSATIVDGPVYLFAVVMNKDRWDALPPATQQMLDELAPDQADWTGQYWDAHTAEAMEWARAEHGLQVFALSEEDRATASAQAADMFTDWTQAASKAGLPAEDILQDVRAWKQQFEQ